From Nocardioides sp. HDW12B, the proteins below share one genomic window:
- a CDS encoding MerR family transcriptional regulator, with amino-acid sequence MSSTSDPEPFVIEELARRTGMTVRSIRAYQSRKLLPPPDVRGRTGWYDERHVARIELIKDLQSEGLKLDSIARMLDNAGRSDADLLRFSRTVAGLFGDAPGTMSTLEDLRQRFGVGESEERSVLARAEKLGIIRSVGDDQFEVLSTRLVDAGEHAVHTLGLTADEALRVVERLRRHADGVASTYLDLYVDRVWAPFVDRGQPSEEWPGVQDALQMVRNLATEALVAAFEMVMAERVDEVFGREIGRDRKRRS; translated from the coding sequence ATGAGCAGCACGTCCGACCCCGAGCCGTTCGTCATCGAGGAGCTCGCCCGACGCACCGGGATGACCGTCCGGTCGATCCGCGCCTACCAGTCCCGCAAGCTCCTGCCGCCGCCCGACGTCCGCGGCCGCACCGGCTGGTACGACGAGCGCCACGTCGCCCGCATCGAGCTCATCAAGGACCTGCAGAGCGAGGGCCTCAAGCTCGACTCCATCGCGCGGATGCTCGACAACGCCGGGCGCTCCGACGCCGACCTGCTGCGCTTCAGCCGCACCGTGGCCGGCCTGTTCGGCGACGCCCCCGGCACCATGTCCACCCTCGAGGACCTCCGGCAGCGCTTCGGCGTCGGCGAGTCCGAGGAGCGCAGCGTGCTGGCGCGCGCCGAGAAGCTCGGCATCATCCGCTCGGTCGGTGACGACCAGTTCGAGGTGCTCTCCACCCGCCTCGTCGACGCCGGCGAGCACGCCGTCCACACCCTCGGCCTGACCGCCGACGAGGCGCTGCGCGTCGTCGAGCGCCTGCGCCGCCACGCCGACGGCGTCGCCAGCACCTACCTCGACCTGTACGTCGACCGCGTCTGGGCACCCTTCGTCGACCGGGGCCAGCCGTCCGAGGAGTGGCCCGGCGTCCAGGACGCGCTGCAGATGGTGCGCAACCTGGCCACCGAGGCCCTGGTGGCGGCCTTCGAGATGGTCATGGCCGAGCGGGTCGACGAGGTGTTCGGGCGCGAGATCGGGCGCGACCGCAAGCGCCGTTCCTGA
- a CDS encoding universal stress protein, whose protein sequence is MTFTPPRGAVVVGVDDSDASTRALEAAALEATASHRPLHVVHAWSAHPTGYAPGTYPHTAVGLSDALKEYAATVLTRAVTGVREAHPGLEVTEELAMGDARQVLETRSEEAAVLVVGSRGHGALKRMLLGSTSAWLARHAHSPLLVVRPSLDGEKRGVAVGTDGGHASANALAHAYAAASRRGTGLTVVTCYDPIPRHVNDGSPDLQPGEPEAVRRTMAEAVAGLAEKYPDVEVTLDAVASPAVDHLVELSDHVGLLVVGSHRRSRIGSLTHLSTSRVVVEHARCAVAVVPETEDRAAV, encoded by the coding sequence ATGACCTTCACCCCTCCCCGTGGCGCCGTCGTGGTCGGCGTCGACGACTCCGACGCCAGCACCCGGGCCCTCGAGGCCGCCGCCCTCGAGGCGACCGCCTCCCACCGGCCCCTGCACGTCGTCCACGCCTGGTCGGCGCACCCGACCGGCTACGCGCCCGGGACCTACCCGCACACCGCCGTCGGCCTGTCCGACGCCCTCAAGGAGTACGCCGCCACCGTGCTCACCCGGGCGGTCACCGGCGTGCGGGAGGCCCACCCGGGTCTCGAGGTGACCGAGGAGCTGGCCATGGGTGACGCCCGCCAGGTCCTCGAGACGCGCTCGGAGGAGGCCGCCGTGCTCGTGGTCGGCTCGCGCGGCCACGGTGCGCTCAAGCGGATGCTGCTCGGCTCGACCAGCGCCTGGCTCGCCCGTCACGCCCACAGCCCGCTGCTCGTCGTACGCCCCTCGCTGGACGGCGAGAAGCGAGGTGTCGCGGTCGGCACCGACGGCGGGCACGCCTCCGCGAACGCCCTCGCCCACGCCTACGCGGCGGCGTCGCGCCGCGGCACCGGACTGACGGTCGTCACCTGCTACGACCCCATCCCCCGCCACGTCAACGACGGCTCCCCCGACCTGCAGCCGGGCGAGCCGGAGGCGGTCCGCCGCACGATGGCCGAGGCGGTGGCCGGCCTCGCCGAGAAGTACCCCGACGTCGAGGTCACCCTCGACGCCGTCGCCAGCCCGGCGGTGGACCACCTCGTCGAGCTCTCCGACCACGTCGGGCTGCTCGTCGTCGGCTCGCACCGGCGGTCCCGGATCGGCTCGCTCACGCACCTGTCGACCAGCCGGGTCGTCGTCGAGCACGCCCGCTGCGCGGTCGCCGTCGTCCCCGAGACCGAGGACCGAGCGGCCGTCTGA
- a CDS encoding GNAT family N-acetyltransferase: MQVRDNPASSRYEITDGEGGAVIGFAAYQKAERLIVFTHTEIDPGWEGKGVGSRLVRAALDDVRRQGLPVLPTCPFVQSWMQRHPDYADLDYRAPRSTATD; encoded by the coding sequence GTGCAGGTCCGCGACAACCCCGCCAGCAGCCGCTACGAGATCACCGACGGTGAGGGCGGTGCCGTGATCGGCTTCGCGGCCTACCAGAAGGCCGAGCGGCTCATCGTCTTCACCCACACCGAGATCGACCCGGGCTGGGAGGGCAAGGGGGTGGGGAGCCGCCTGGTGCGCGCCGCCCTCGACGACGTGCGTCGCCAGGGCCTGCCCGTGCTGCCGACCTGCCCTTTCGTGCAGTCGTGGATGCAGCGGCACCCCGACTACGCCGACCTCGACTACCGGGCGCCGCGGAGCACCGCGACCGACTGA
- a CDS encoding NAD(P)/FAD-dependent oxidoreductase: MTDRLEKDYDVVVIGGGAAGLNGALMLGRSRRSVVVIDGGHPRNAPAHAVHGLLGHDGTPPGELLARGRAEVRSYGGHVVTGEVVTAEPTDLAADADDGSPAPGFTVTLADRRTVTARRLLVTTGLVDELPDVPGVREQWGHDVIHCPYCHGYEVRDRAIGVLATTPMATHQALLFSQLSDDVVLLSHTSPPDDEQRALLDARGVRVVTGEVEALVAEGGRVTGVRLVDGSVAPREVVTVQSRMVARAGFLSGLGLAVVDHPSGLGVHLPVDTFGRTDVPGVWAAGNVADLAAQVGASAAAGAMAGAQINADLVMEAARRAPAPA; this comes from the coding sequence ATGACCGATCGGTTGGAGAAGGACTACGACGTCGTCGTGATCGGCGGAGGAGCCGCCGGGCTCAACGGCGCGCTGATGCTGGGACGGTCGCGGCGCTCGGTCGTCGTGATCGACGGCGGGCACCCGCGCAACGCCCCGGCGCACGCGGTGCACGGCCTGCTGGGGCACGACGGCACGCCCCCGGGCGAGCTGCTGGCGCGCGGCCGCGCGGAGGTGCGCTCGTACGGCGGCCACGTCGTGACGGGCGAGGTGGTGACCGCGGAGCCCACGGACCTCGCGGCCGACGCCGACGACGGGTCTCCGGCGCCCGGGTTCACGGTGACGCTCGCCGACCGACGCACGGTGACCGCGCGGCGCCTGCTCGTGACGACCGGGCTGGTCGACGAGCTGCCCGACGTGCCCGGCGTGCGCGAGCAGTGGGGTCACGACGTCATCCACTGCCCCTACTGCCACGGCTACGAGGTGCGCGACCGGGCCATCGGCGTCCTGGCGACGACACCGATGGCCACCCACCAGGCCCTGCTGTTCTCCCAGCTCAGCGACGACGTCGTCCTGCTCTCCCACACCAGCCCGCCGGACGACGAGCAGCGGGCTCTCCTCGACGCCCGCGGCGTCCGGGTCGTGACCGGGGAGGTCGAGGCGCTCGTGGCAGAAGGCGGCCGAGTGACGGGCGTCCGCCTCGTCGACGGCTCGGTCGCGCCCCGCGAGGTCGTGACGGTGCAGTCACGGATGGTGGCGCGGGCCGGCTTCCTGTCCGGCCTGGGGCTCGCGGTGGTCGACCACCCCAGCGGCCTGGGCGTGCACCTGCCCGTCGACACGTTCGGGCGCACCGACGTGCCCGGGGTGTGGGCGGCCGGCAACGTGGCCGACCTCGCGGCGCAGGTCGGCGCCTCGGCTGCCGCCGGGGCGATGGCGGGGGCCCAGATCAACGCGGACCTGGTGATGGAAGCGGCCCGGCGGGCCCCGGCGCCCGCCTAG
- a CDS encoding ABC transporter codes for MASPLDRALARPDTSLLLHRATALAALPGQLAVAGVNITLAAGELMAPRGPMRRRGGYLDQLSALLGEDGMIGKLDAMSRDPQSPLGRIAAISRAAGADRPLGKALAPGGFLDRLLAEDGPLGRILSENGAADRFLAPNGPLDRLLAPGGALDRLLVEDGPLERLVTDEGALDRITRPGGALDTVLAEGGLVDRLLEDRGFVEKLVAHGGTLDQLVALGPILEKVHPRLLELVEVLPQLHDSVTTLSETVGPLGDLANRIPGGRRKALSSGS; via the coding sequence ATGGCCTCTCCGCTCGACCGCGCCCTCGCGCGCCCCGACACGTCCCTGCTGCTCCACCGGGCGACCGCGCTCGCCGCCCTGCCGGGCCAGCTCGCCGTGGCCGGGGTGAACATCACGTTGGCCGCCGGGGAGCTGATGGCGCCGCGGGGGCCGATGCGGCGTCGCGGCGGCTACCTCGACCAGCTCTCGGCCCTGCTGGGCGAGGACGGCATGATCGGCAAGCTCGACGCGATGAGCCGTGACCCGCAGAGCCCGCTGGGTCGCATCGCGGCCATCTCGCGGGCGGCCGGCGCGGACCGGCCGCTGGGCAAGGCGCTGGCGCCCGGCGGCTTCCTCGACCGCTTGCTCGCCGAGGACGGCCCCCTGGGACGCATCCTGAGCGAGAACGGCGCCGCCGACCGGTTCCTCGCCCCGAACGGGCCCCTCGACCGGCTCCTCGCGCCGGGCGGCGCGCTCGACCGGCTCCTCGTCGAGGACGGTCCGCTGGAGCGGCTGGTCACCGACGAGGGGGCGCTGGACCGGATCACCCGCCCGGGCGGCGCGCTCGACACGGTGCTCGCCGAGGGCGGGCTGGTCGACCGGCTGCTGGAGGACCGCGGCTTCGTCGAGAAGCTGGTCGCCCACGGCGGCACCCTCGACCAGCTGGTCGCCCTCGGACCGATCCTGGAGAAGGTGCACCCGCGCCTGCTCGAGCTCGTCGAGGTGCTGCCGCAGCTGCACGACTCGGTCACCACGCTCTCGGAGACGGTCGGCCCGCTCGGCGACCTCGCCAACCGCATCCCGGGCGGGCGCCGCAAGGCTCTCTCCAGCGGCAGCTGA
- a CDS encoding TetR/AcrR family transcriptional regulator, which produces MLHRITLTAQRLTDDRGLDGFTMDDLAAAVDVSRRTLFNYYPSKVDAVLGPDPDLDDEVWATFVAGGPYGDLVEDLIALAAHVLEAKTLTREELALGRRVMLAEPRLLAAVHERLASVSADLGALLVARTGEKLDLATAQLLVRVLAATFDCALDRALSDDTLAADAMPQLVAENIRALRDLFTGAYGT; this is translated from the coding sequence ATGCTCCACCGCATCACGCTGACGGCCCAGCGGCTGACCGACGACCGCGGGCTCGACGGCTTCACCATGGACGACCTCGCCGCAGCGGTCGACGTCTCGCGACGCACGCTCTTCAACTACTACCCGAGCAAGGTCGACGCCGTCCTCGGTCCGGACCCCGACCTCGACGACGAGGTGTGGGCGACCTTCGTCGCCGGCGGCCCGTACGGCGACCTCGTCGAGGACCTCATCGCGTTGGCCGCCCACGTCCTCGAGGCCAAGACCCTCACCCGTGAGGAGCTCGCCCTCGGACGCCGCGTGATGCTGGCCGAGCCGCGGCTGCTCGCCGCCGTCCACGAGCGGCTGGCGAGCGTGAGCGCCGACCTGGGCGCCCTGCTCGTCGCGCGCACCGGCGAGAAGCTCGACCTGGCCACGGCCCAGCTGCTGGTCCGCGTCCTGGCCGCCACCTTCGACTGCGCCCTCGACCGCGCGCTGTCCGACGACACGCTGGCCGCCGACGCCATGCCGCAGCTCGTCGCCGAGAACATCCGCGCCCTGCGCGACCTCTTCACCGGCGCCTACGGCACCTGA
- a CDS encoding MMPL family transporter, whose protein sequence is MATLLYRLGRASFRRWPIVLALWLVTVVVVGTAAATLAKPTTDTFSIPGIPSEEAADLQQELFPTAQDAFDQATVNVVVAAPEGETLTDPGPAKAVDALVADLEAIDDVPAEPALANPGTAGPAQVDAMVKSAVKAGTPRAEAVADAETLSPLSEDGRVGLITFAFDVDTVTDVDPATQDAVRGALDDARDAGLEAEVNGQGMQSFAPPGGESELIGIAVALAVLVLTFGSLVAAGLPILTALIGIGIGISGITAATAFLDLGSSTATLATMIGLAVGIDYALFILARYRSELRRTDDREEAVGVAVGTAGSAVVFAGLTVLIALAALAVVRIPFLTAMGIAAAATVLIAVLVALTLLPALLGLFKSKAFGGTVRRYRPKHDEQGQVVNNGARWARVVGRRPVAVALLVVVVLGVLATPVRDLYLAFPSDSTAATDTTQRRASDLISASFGPGREAPMIAVVDARDVAEDERGQAFGDVVAWAAAQEGVANAQVAGTSEAGDGAQVLITPEAGPDDPATQDLLDELRSTEEATEADTGTTIGVTGLTAITTDVSERLDAALPVYLAVVIGLAFLLLMVVFRSVLVPLTATLGFLFSVLATLGATVAVFQEGMFGLVDPQPIVSFMPIFLIGVVFGLAMDYQVFLVTRIREAHVHGASPRESVVDGFRNSARVVAAAAVIMTAVFAAFMLIDEPIIKSMGFALAVAVLLDAFVVRMTLIPALMYVLGEKAWWLPRWLDRLLPDVDVEGDSLRKHIAAQAETRDRELVGA, encoded by the coding sequence ATGGCCACCCTGCTCTACCGCCTCGGACGCGCGTCGTTCCGCCGCTGGCCGATCGTCCTCGCCCTCTGGCTCGTCACCGTGGTCGTCGTCGGCACCGCCGCGGCCACGCTCGCCAAGCCGACCACCGACACCTTCTCCATCCCCGGCATCCCGTCCGAGGAGGCCGCCGACCTGCAGCAGGAGCTGTTCCCGACCGCCCAGGACGCCTTCGACCAGGCCACCGTGAACGTGGTCGTCGCCGCGCCCGAGGGCGAGACGCTCACCGACCCCGGCCCCGCGAAGGCGGTCGACGCCCTGGTCGCCGACCTCGAGGCGATCGACGACGTGCCTGCCGAGCCCGCGCTCGCCAACCCCGGCACCGCCGGTCCGGCCCAGGTCGACGCGATGGTGAAGAGCGCCGTGAAGGCCGGCACCCCGCGCGCCGAGGCCGTCGCCGACGCCGAGACCCTGTCCCCGCTGAGCGAGGACGGCCGCGTCGGGCTGATCACCTTCGCCTTCGACGTCGACACCGTGACCGACGTGGACCCCGCCACCCAGGACGCCGTACGCGGCGCGCTCGACGACGCCCGTGACGCGGGCCTCGAGGCCGAGGTCAACGGGCAGGGCATGCAGAGCTTCGCCCCGCCCGGCGGGGAGTCCGAGCTCATCGGCATCGCGGTCGCGCTCGCCGTCCTGGTGCTGACCTTCGGCTCGCTGGTCGCCGCCGGGCTGCCGATCCTCACCGCCCTCATCGGCATCGGGATCGGGATCTCCGGCATCACCGCCGCCACCGCGTTCCTCGACCTGGGCTCCAGCACCGCGACCCTGGCCACGATGATCGGCCTCGCGGTCGGCATCGACTACGCGCTGTTCATCCTGGCCCGCTACCGCTCCGAGCTGCGCCGCACCGACGACCGCGAGGAGGCGGTCGGCGTCGCCGTCGGCACCGCCGGCTCCGCGGTGGTCTTCGCCGGCCTGACGGTGCTCATCGCGCTGGCCGCGCTCGCCGTCGTCCGCATCCCCTTCCTGACCGCGATGGGCATCGCGGCCGCCGCCACCGTGCTGATCGCGGTCCTGGTCGCGCTCACGCTCCTGCCCGCGCTGCTGGGCCTGTTCAAGTCCAAGGCGTTCGGCGGCACCGTCCGCCGCTACCGCCCGAAGCACGACGAGCAGGGCCAGGTCGTCAACAACGGCGCCCGCTGGGCCCGCGTGGTCGGCAGGCGTCCGGTCGCGGTCGCCCTGCTGGTCGTCGTCGTCCTCGGGGTGCTCGCCACCCCGGTGCGCGACCTCTACCTCGCCTTCCCGAGCGACAGCACGGCGGCGACCGACACCACCCAGCGCCGCGCCTCCGACCTCATCTCGGCGTCGTTCGGCCCCGGCCGGGAGGCGCCGATGATCGCCGTCGTCGACGCGCGCGACGTGGCCGAGGACGAGCGCGGCCAGGCCTTCGGCGACGTCGTCGCCTGGGCCGCTGCGCAGGAGGGCGTCGCCAACGCCCAGGTCGCCGGCACCAGCGAGGCCGGTGACGGCGCGCAGGTCCTCATCACCCCCGAGGCCGGCCCCGACGACCCTGCGACGCAGGACCTGCTCGACGAGCTGCGCTCCACCGAGGAGGCCACCGAGGCCGACACCGGTACGACGATCGGGGTGACCGGCCTGACCGCCATCACCACCGACGTCTCCGAGCGGCTCGACGCCGCCCTGCCGGTCTACCTCGCCGTCGTCATCGGCCTGGCGTTCCTGCTGCTGATGGTCGTCTTCCGCTCGGTGCTGGTGCCGCTGACCGCCACCCTCGGGTTCCTGTTCTCGGTGCTCGCCACCCTGGGCGCGACGGTCGCGGTGTTCCAGGAGGGCATGTTTGGCCTGGTCGACCCGCAGCCGATCGTCAGCTTCATGCCGATCTTCCTCATCGGCGTGGTCTTCGGCCTGGCGATGGACTACCAGGTGTTTCTGGTGACCCGGATCCGGGAGGCACACGTGCACGGGGCCTCGCCGCGCGAGTCGGTCGTCGACGGCTTCCGCAACAGCGCCCGGGTGGTGGCCGCCGCGGCGGTCATCATGACTGCGGTCTTCGCCGCCTTCATGCTGATCGACGAGCCGATCATCAAGTCGATGGGCTTCGCGCTGGCCGTCGCGGTCCTGCTGGACGCCTTCGTGGTCCGCATGACGCTGATCCCGGCCCTGATGTACGTCCTGGGCGAGAAGGCCTGGTGGCTGCCCCGCTGGCTCGACCGCCTGCTGCCGGACGTGGACGTCGAGGGCGACTCGCTGCGCAAGCACATCGCCGCGCAGGCCGAGACCCGCGACCGCGAGCTCGTCGGCGCCTGA
- a CDS encoding cupin domain-containing protein — MQKESLTALQRHHLDKARHATSGRSAHTVYGGHEHALSQTVIALRGESQLDEHESPGEATLQVLHGRVTLVAGEDRWNGSPGDLLTIPDARHSLEAVEDSVVLLTVAKRR, encoded by the coding sequence GTGCAGAAGGAATCACTCACCGCCCTGCAGCGCCACCACCTCGACAAGGCCCGCCACGCGACCAGCGGCCGCAGCGCCCACACCGTGTACGGCGGTCACGAGCACGCGCTCAGCCAGACCGTCATCGCGCTGCGCGGGGAGTCGCAGCTCGACGAGCACGAGAGCCCGGGGGAGGCCACCCTGCAGGTGCTGCACGGGCGCGTCACGCTCGTCGCGGGGGAGGACCGCTGGAACGGCTCCCCGGGCGACCTGCTCACGATCCCCGACGCGCGCCACTCGCTCGAGGCCGTCGAGGACTCGGTTGTGCTGCTGACGGTGGCCAAGCGCCGCTGA
- the narI gene encoding respiratory nitrate reductase subunit gamma has protein sequence MDTFLWVVVPYVCLTTFVVGHVWRYRYDKFGWTTRSSQLYEDRLLRWGSPLFHFGILAVFLGHVMGLGVPKSWTEAVGVSEGLYHVLAVSVGAVAGFGTVVGMTILIYRRRTVGPVFSATTRMDKAMYAVLATVIVLGLANTVIANVFGHYDYREGVSIWFRGIFRFSLHPELMGAAPIGFQLHGLAAMVLFALWPFTRLVHVFSAPLGYLTRPYIVYRSRDDRLGSHRPRRGWDRVG, from the coding sequence ATGGACACCTTCCTGTGGGTGGTCGTGCCCTACGTCTGCCTGACGACCTTCGTCGTCGGTCACGTGTGGCGCTACCGCTACGACAAGTTCGGCTGGACCACCCGGTCCTCGCAGCTCTACGAGGACCGGCTGCTGCGCTGGGGCAGCCCGCTGTTCCACTTCGGGATCCTGGCCGTGTTCCTCGGCCACGTGATGGGGCTCGGCGTGCCGAAGTCGTGGACCGAGGCCGTCGGGGTCTCCGAGGGGCTCTACCACGTCCTCGCCGTCTCGGTCGGGGCCGTGGCCGGCTTCGGCACCGTCGTCGGCATGACGATCCTGATCTACCGCCGGCGCACGGTGGGGCCGGTCTTCTCGGCCACCACCCGCATGGACAAGGCGATGTACGCCGTGCTGGCGACCGTGATCGTCCTCGGGCTGGCCAACACCGTGATCGCCAACGTGTTCGGCCACTACGACTACCGCGAGGGGGTGTCGATCTGGTTCCGCGGCATCTTCCGCTTCTCCCTGCATCCCGAGCTGATGGGGGCGGCACCGATCGGCTTCCAGCTGCACGGGCTGGCCGCGATGGTCCTCTTCGCGCTGTGGCCCTTCACCCGGCTGGTGCACGTCTTCAGCGCCCCGCTGGGCTACCTGACGCGGCCCTACATCGTCTACCGCAGCCGCGACGACCGGCTCGGCAGCCACCGCCCCCGGCGGGGGTGGGACCGCGTGGGCTGA
- the narJ gene encoding nitrate reductase molybdenum cofactor assembly chaperone, translating into MSRLRERASRRSSGERGSHLAREQRLVAWQSASLLLGYPDQHLLDHLALVAEGSRTLPEAVGEPLRRSATALAELPLPDLEADYVETFDSRRRHNLFLTYFAHGDTRKRGLALLRFKQAYQASGVAVDETTPVGAELPDHLSVVLEYAATVDQEQGLQLLLDHRAGLELLRMSLAEKGSRWAGAVEAVTATFPPLRGEEVEAVRRLAAEGPPAEEVGLTPYATPGFDPGPAPPGPPGPSGPTLLPMPTFRAGG; encoded by the coding sequence GTGAGCCGGCTCCGGGAGCGCGCCTCACGCCGGTCGTCAGGGGAGCGGGGCTCGCACCTGGCCCGCGAGCAGCGCCTCGTCGCCTGGCAGTCGGCCTCGCTGCTGCTGGGCTACCCCGACCAGCACCTGCTCGACCACCTGGCTCTCGTGGCGGAGGGGAGCCGGACCCTGCCGGAGGCGGTCGGCGAGCCGCTGCGCCGCAGCGCGACCGCGCTCGCGGAGCTGCCGCTGCCCGACCTCGAGGCCGACTACGTCGAAACCTTCGACAGCCGGCGCCGCCACAACCTCTTCCTGACCTACTTCGCCCACGGGGACACCCGCAAGCGCGGCCTCGCGCTGCTGCGCTTCAAGCAGGCCTACCAGGCGTCCGGCGTCGCGGTCGACGAGACCACACCGGTCGGCGCCGAGCTGCCCGACCACCTCTCCGTGGTCCTGGAGTACGCCGCCACCGTCGACCAGGAGCAGGGCCTCCAGCTGCTGCTCGACCACCGGGCCGGTCTCGAGCTGCTCCGGATGTCGCTGGCCGAGAAGGGCTCGCGCTGGGCGGGGGCGGTCGAGGCCGTGACGGCCACCTTCCCGCCCCTGCGCGGCGAAGAGGTCGAGGCGGTGCGACGGCTGGCCGCCGAGGGCCCACCGGCCGAGGAGGTCGGGCTGACGCCGTACGCGACGCCCGGCTTCGACCCGGGGCCGGCGCCGCCCGGCCCGCCGGGGCCGAGCGGACCCACCCTCCTGCCGATGCCGACGTTCCGGGCAGGGGGCTGA
- the narH gene encoding nitrate reductase subunit beta, protein MKVMAQMAMVMNLDKCIGCHTCSVTCKQAWTNRTGTEYVWFNNVETRPGQGYPRRYEDQEEWKGGWELNRRGRLKLKAGGRLKKLATIFSNPKMPSIHDYYEPWTYDYATLTDAPAQEHTPVARPKSLLTGKDMKIEWSSNWDDDLGGSKATEKLDPMLAKIADKVTFEFEQTFMFYLPRICEHCLNPSCAASCPSGAIYKRAEDGIVLVDQDRCRGWRMCVSGCPYKKVYFNHRTGKAEKCTFCFPRVEVGLPTVCAETCVGRLRYIGLVLYDVDRVQEAASTPDEHDLYEAQRSVLLDPNDPEVVRAAERDGIPRDWVLAAQRSPIHALINRFKVALPLHPEYRTMPMVWYIPPLSPVVDVVRDTGEDAEDSGNLFAAIDALRIPVEYLAELFTAGDVAPVDGVLKKLAAMRCYMRDLNLGREADPSIPAAVGMTEEEMYDMYRLLAIAKYDERYVIPTAHAEQAHSLEEIATECSVSEYGGGNPEIFGEGSGGLTPIAVENFQMLQERQTSDTLASPEDKRSRVNLLSWDGKGSPGGLFPPRSDGTDEP, encoded by the coding sequence ATGAAGGTCATGGCGCAGATGGCGATGGTGATGAACCTCGACAAGTGCATCGGCTGCCACACGTGCTCGGTCACGTGCAAGCAGGCGTGGACCAACCGCACCGGCACGGAGTACGTCTGGTTCAACAACGTGGAGACGCGGCCCGGGCAGGGCTACCCACGTCGCTACGAGGACCAGGAGGAGTGGAAGGGCGGCTGGGAGCTGAACCGTCGCGGTCGGCTGAAGCTGAAGGCGGGCGGGCGCCTGAAGAAGCTCGCCACGATCTTCTCCAACCCCAAGATGCCGTCGATCCACGACTACTACGAGCCGTGGACCTACGACTACGCCACGCTGACCGACGCTCCCGCGCAGGAGCACACCCCGGTGGCGCGGCCGAAGTCGCTGCTGACCGGCAAGGACATGAAGATCGAGTGGTCGTCGAACTGGGACGACGACCTGGGTGGTTCGAAGGCCACGGAGAAGCTCGACCCGATGCTCGCGAAGATCGCCGACAAGGTGACGTTCGAGTTCGAGCAGACCTTCATGTTCTACCTGCCGCGGATCTGCGAGCACTGCCTCAACCCGTCCTGCGCGGCGTCGTGCCCCAGCGGCGCGATCTACAAGCGCGCGGAGGACGGCATCGTGCTGGTCGACCAGGACCGCTGCCGCGGCTGGCGGATGTGCGTCTCGGGCTGCCCCTACAAGAAGGTCTACTTCAACCACCGCACCGGCAAGGCCGAGAAGTGCACGTTCTGCTTCCCGCGGGTCGAGGTCGGGCTGCCGACGGTGTGCGCGGAGACCTGCGTCGGTCGGCTGCGCTACATCGGGCTCGTCCTGTACGACGTCGACCGGGTCCAGGAGGCGGCGTCCACCCCCGACGAGCACGACCTCTACGAGGCGCAGCGCTCGGTGCTGCTGGACCCGAACGACCCCGAGGTGGTGCGCGCCGCCGAGCGTGACGGCATCCCGCGCGACTGGGTCCTGGCCGCGCAGCGCTCCCCGATCCACGCGTTGATCAACCGGTTCAAGGTCGCCCTGCCGCTGCACCCGGAGTACCGCACGATGCCGATGGTCTGGTACATCCCGCCGCTGTCGCCGGTCGTCGACGTGGTCCGCGACACCGGTGAGGACGCCGAGGACAGCGGCAACCTCTTCGCCGCCATCGACGCGCTGCGGATCCCGGTGGAGTACCTCGCCGAGCTCTTCACCGCCGGCGACGTCGCGCCGGTGGACGGCGTGCTGAAGAAGCTCGCCGCGATGCGGTGCTACATGCGCGACCTCAACCTCGGGCGGGAGGCGGACCCCTCCATCCCCGCCGCGGTCGGCATGACCGAGGAGGAGATGTACGACATGTACCGCCTGCTGGCGATCGCGAAGTACGACGAGCGCTACGTCATCCCCACTGCCCACGCCGAGCAGGCCCACTCGCTGGAGGAGATCGCCACCGAGTGCTCGGTCTCGGAGTACGGCGGCGGAAACCCGGAGATCTTCGGCGAGGGCTCGGGCGGGCTCACCCCGATCGCGGTGGAGAACTTCCAGATGCTCCAGGAGCGCCAGACGTCCGACACCCTGGCGTCGCCGGAGGACAAGCGGTCGCGGGTCAACCTGCTCAGCTGGGACGGCAAGGGCAGCCCGGGCGGGCTGTTCCCGCCGCGCTCGGACGGGACGGACGAGCCGTGA